The following proteins come from a genomic window of Sesamum indicum cultivar Zhongzhi No. 13 linkage group LG10, S_indicum_v1.0, whole genome shotgun sequence:
- the LOC105171356 gene encoding vacuole membrane protein KMS1 — protein sequence MGSTTKSKRKIISRDRAMSISGLQIRHQQELEKLTLTSQPLKTLKLFCLAVRLYLRQSAAYLLSHGGWLMLLSTIVVICGVLLVTVDGPHEKHVEEVQQYIQFALWWVALGVASSIGLGSGLHTFVLYLGPHIALFTIKAIQCGRADIKTAPYDTIQLKRGPSWLGKDCADFGLPLFQTSHGERVPLSSILPQVQLEAILWGLGTALGELPPYFISRAARLSGGTVDTMELDASSDDDGFISARLNQIKRWFLLHAQHLNFFTILVLASVPNPLFDLAGIMCGQFGIPFWNFFLATAIGKAIIKTHIQTVFIICVCNNQLLDWMENELLLVMGFAPGFNSIIPNLVSKLQSMKDKYLATKPHVPSNIEVSKWDFSLASIWNTVIWIMLMNFSVKIVNSTAQQYLKKQQDREIAALKNKSSQHSDEADNSSG from the exons ATGGGTTCCACGACAAAATCAAAACGGAAAATAATTTCCCGGGATAGAGCCATGTCGATCTCGG GACTTCAAATAAGGCATCAACAAGAATTAGAAAAGTTGACTCTGACCTCACAGCCTCTCAAGACACTAAAGCTTTTCTGTCTGGCTGTTAGACTGTATCTCCGACAATCAGCAGCCTATCTTTTGTCACATGGCGGTTGGTTGATGTTGTTGAGTACTATTGTCGTGATCTGTGGCGTACTACTTGTGACTGTCGATGGTCCTCACGAGAAG CATGTTGAGGAAGTTCAACAATATATCCAATTTGCATTGTGGTGGGTGGCTCTTGGTGTTGCATCTTCCATTGGACTTG GATCTGGATTGCATACTTTTGTTCTCTATCTGGGACCCCATATTGCCTTGTTCACTATAAAAGCAATACAATGTGGTCGAGCAGACATCAAAACTGCTCCATATGATACAATACAATTGAAAAGAGGTCCGTCATGGCTTGGAAAGGATTGCGCTGACTTTGGACTGCCATTGTTTCAAACATCACATGGTGAACGGGTTCCCCTTAGTAGCATATTGCCCCAGGTCCAGTTAGAGGCAATTCTATGGGGCCTTGGAACTGCACTTGGTGAACTGCCCCCCTACTTCATTTCAAGGGCAG CTCGCCTGTCAGGCGGTACAGTGGATACCATGGAACTAGATGCTTCCTCAGACGATGATGGGTTTATATCAGCTCGTCTCAATCAAATCAAGCGGTGGTTTCTGTTGCATGCCCAACATTTGAATTTCTTCACGATTTTAGTTCTCGCTTCG GTACCTAATCCTTTATTTGATCTTGCGGGAATAATGTGTGGACAATTTGGAATTCCTTtctggaatttttttttggcaacGGCGATAGGCAAAGCAATCATCAAGACACACATACAG ACTGTATTTATCATCTGTGTGTGCAACAACCAACTTCTTGATTGGATGGAAAATGAACTGCTTTTGGTGATGGGCTTTGCACCCGGTTTCAATTCTATCATACCCAACCTCGTTTCCAAGCTTCAGTCGATGAAAGACAAGTACTTGGCCACCAAACCTCATGTTCCTTCCAATATCGAG GTGTCAAAATGGGATTTCTCCCTTGCTTCCATTTGGAATACCGTTATTTGGATCATGCTAATGAACTTTTCTGTTAAGATTGTCAACTCAACTGCACAACAGTATCTAAAGAAACAGCAAGATAGGGAAATTGCTGCATTGAAGAACAAGTCATCGCAGCATTCTGATGAGGCTGATAATTCATCTGGATGA
- the LOC105171357 gene encoding protein TIME FOR COFFEE, with product MDRNREARRASIVGSNGFNRRRHRTNSLRDSPDEDGALELQESVRLRDRVKKDRDRERERDRERERERXXXXLRERSSRSKRRRAERLTSNREDIGVDETSEESVNDDEDEEDEENTTAVTGVRLLTPSVGSISNHHHHHHGHLSSHHQNHSGGFSHQQHNSNSTSNILTSNHHLQHRKSFPPSSSSTKVFRQPPVWKSGDEMISVSVPRKARSACTKRSHDWISSNSNNNSGGGVSAGDQILRQASTSPVRQGVVSTSTPSPAAPMSPSSSNASLRKKLKPSVNNSGPKHKPPKVSSKPASSNPEELEIEIAEVLYGLRTQSQGPSSKKEESIEVNRSNSDAKSRNSSPISNSTSTNNPVLGPSSSPLSAVAPKRKRPRQVPENSGYGARSSPISAKPDIDQTPKSEISSPNLEKISGSAAENGYEMGGNSVGSQGQPMEPPEMTAPESTKLDSEIKPVAEELRESRDLVAKEEVSSPKDKESPAVRAEDSNKDSTSIATASLGATMIKASSMVSEMETEKEEKFEIDLMAPPPQVKLSPERETKIDFTAAAVDQKPVPSILEADLKPAVSKDKEDEKGESGKDHSANVEAEGNKGKGTEQEDESHKAIENKGRNIDLQLDLEKTEKDESGAVNASGNKVAQKQQQQQQQMPIKATKEETHPEKSCHSASSLPLPMSMASWPGGLPPMGYVAPLQGVVSMDGTTVTPAPIQPLFSQSRPKRCATHCHIARNIHCLQQFMKMNPFWPAPAGSASLFGSKPCNLNVMPADLHGNISVRGVNNVQDKGQSPVGIPNNGGKEKGAQPAPTSDSAQRKQQILIQQALPPVPPSNLLGPAFIFPLGQQQAAVAARTGAAKSPAAVASSNSSSSAGASVSAGAGAATTLSFNYPNMTANETQYLAILQNNAYHPFTIPAVGAPPNYRGAPAQPMPLFNGSFYSSPMIHPSQLQQSQPPSNQPQQLLQAHQHGSASSGSSSSQKHLQSQQQRPQSSGVTSGSGSANLQNFPTQKTQPPQQLQQSHNQYVQSARPRHLEGEPGGEDSPSTTDSRGSRASINIYGPNFAMPIQNFALVTPPAALASAAAAAATASGSSNQSEKKAHQPQQQGLKTGVDSLPPHSFAMSFGPINGTTASSSIDISSMAQNAVWQSSEGARMNFQLLAAASAAAKAAQKNFRISEDGKSGCADSSAADDERKSLAGKTPGGVGQSIAFTRSDVADAPVTSIQANSVIESSARSLNVSSGTARSSRSVATNATGAINVPNAHMQAQLHQQQMLQLKQQHQQQQQLAATAVNRSKVPVSSNGSIYSEHLNSSPAMAAKFPNALSGFPQNLIQSNSSSPTQSPQWKSSARTPTSQSSSPLVSSTTTTLKNLPQQHSRPQSQMHTQISFGGNQKPSTSQGQAPPSSNQAPSSPMMVGSPTTSSISKGASGSPRTTTSASTNNKMGQASSLSAQQSKNSPSLPGQKSPSILGNPHVASSSSSSGAKTQMQQQSQQQLPKTMQQAQLFFSNPYTQSQSPHSTSASSTTSGPTGYYMQRRRPDQHQQAPGSLVTSSTGVLSLCPPVTLSGTNTNDPAKAIAAATCNVKGGGLPSQFAAQPTGTLLPAGFSYVHPIPATVQVKPAEQKQPAGNDNLHPWQPEKK from the exons ATGGATAGAAATAGAGAAGCCAGAAGAGCTAGTATCGTGGGCTCTAATGGCTTCAACAGAAGAAGACACAGAACCAACAGTCTCAGAGACTCTCCAG ATGAAGATGGGGCACTGGAGTTGCAAGAATCTGTAAGGTTAAGGGATAGAGTAAAGAAAGATCGGGAtcgagagagggagagagataGAGAACGAGAACGGGAGAGAGANNNNNNNNNNTTAAGAGAAAGGTCTAGTCGGAGTAAGAGGAGAAGAGCTGAGAGATTGACGAGCAATAGAGAAGATATTGGTGTAGATGAAACTTCAGAAGAGAGTGTGAACGATGATGAggatgaagaagatgaagaaaacaCCACTGCCGTCACCGGCGTCAGGTTGTTGACGCCGTCGGTGGGTTCCATTtccaaccaccaccaccaccaccacggCCACCTTAGCAGCCACCACCAGAACCACAGCGGTGGTTTTAGTCATCAACAACATAATAGTAATAGTACTAGTAATATTCTTACTAGTAATCACCATCTTCAACATAGGAAAAGCTTCCCTCCTAGTTCTTCTTCTACCAAAGTTTTCAGACAGCCTCCTGTTTGGAAGTCCGGTGATGAAATGATCAGTGTTTCTGTTCCCAGAAAAGCTCGCTCTG CTTGTACAAAGAGGTCGCACGATTGGATATCAAGCAACAGTAATAACAATAGCGGTGGTGGAGTTTCCGCCGGAGACCAAATTCTCAGGCAAGCCTCGACTTCTCCTGTGAGACAGGGCGTCGTTTCAACATCAACGCCTTCGCCAGCGGCTCCAATGTCTCCTTCTTCTTCCAATGCTTCCCTTAGAAAGAAGCTT AAGCCTAGTGTTAACAATAGTGGGCCGAAACACAAGCCACCGAAAGTCTCATCGAAGCCTGCTTCTTCGAATCCTGAGGAGTTGGAGATTGAAATTGCTGAGGTGTTGTATGGATTGAGGACTCAATCACAAGGCCCTTCATCCAAGAAAGAGGAATCAATAGAAGTTAATAGATCGAACAGCGATGCCAAATCGCGCAATTCATCGCCAATATCCAACTCCACTTCAACTAATAATCCCGTTTTAGGACCTAGTTCTAGCCCTCTTTCAGCCGTCG CGCCGAAGAGAAAAAGGCCAAGGCAAGTGCCCGAGAATTCGGGCTACGGTGCCCGGAGCAGCCCCATTTCTGCGAAGCCTGATATAGATCAGACACCAAAGAGTGAGATTTCATCTCCTAATTTGGAGAAAATCTCAGGATCCGCAGCTGAAAACGGATATGAAATGGGAGGCAATTCTGTTGGTTCACAAGGGCAGCCGATGGAACCACCGGAGATGACAGCGCCAGAATCAACTAAGTTGGATTCAGAGATCAAGCCCGTGGCTGAAGAATTAAGGGAAAGCAGAGATTTGGTTGCCAAGGAAGAGGTGAGCTCACCAAAGGATAAAGAATCTCCTGCTGTGAGAGCAGAGGATAGCAACAAGGATTCAACATCGATAGCGACAGCTTCTTTGGGTGCTACAATGATTAAAGC GAGCTCGATGGTTTCCGAGATGGAAActgagaaggaagaaaagtttgaaatagATCTGATG GCGCCGCCTCCACAAGTAAAATTGTCTCCGGAGAGAGAAACCAAGATTGATTTCACGGCTGCGGCTGTGGATCAGAAGCCGGTTCCTTCAATTCTCGAGGCA GATTTGAAACCAGCAGTGTCCAAAGATAAAGAAGATGAGAAGGGTGAGAGTGGGAAAGATCATTCAGCGAATGTGGAAGCTGAAGGAAATAAAGGTAAAGGGACAGAACAAGAGGATGAATCACACAAGGCAATTGAGAATAAGGGGAGGAATATCGATCTACAGCTTGATTTGGAAAAGACTGAAAAAGATGAGAGTGGTGCAGTTAATGCAAGCGGAAACAAAGTGGCTCaaaagcagcagcagcagcagcagcaaatgCCAATTAAGGCAACCAAAGAAGAGACGCACCCTGAGAAATCTT GTCATTCAGCAAGCTCCTTGCCTTTGCCTATGTCTATGGCTAGTTGGCCTGGTGGGCTTCCACCCATGGG ATATGTGGCACCATTGCAAGGAGTTGTCTCTATGGATGGAACAACTGTTACACCAGCGCCTATACAG CCCCTGTTCTCGCAATCCCGACCGAAACGTTGCGCTACACATTGCCACATTGCTCGGAATATACACTGCCTCCAGCAATTCATGAAGATGAACCCCTTCTGGCCGGCACCTGCTGGTTCTGCATCTTTATTTGGGTCGAAACCTTGCAATCTGAATGTCATGCCTGCGGATCTACACGGAAACATCTCCGTCAGAGGTGTTAATAATGTGCAGGATAAGGGGCAGAGCCCTGTTGGCATTCCCAATAATGGTGGGAAGGAGAAAGGTGCTCAACCTGCGCCAACTTCAGATTCTGCTCAGAGAAAGCAACAGATTCTAATCCAGCAAGCATTGCCCCCAGTACCACCTAGTAATTTACTG GGGCCTGCTTTTATATTCCCCTTGGGCCAGCAACAGGCAGCCGTGGCTGCTAGGACGGGTGCTGCAAAATCCCCAGCGGCTGTGGCTTCATCCAACAGCTCCAGTTCTGCTGGCGCAAGTGTCTCAGCGGGTGCAGGAGCAGCAACTACCTTGAGCTTCAACTATCCTAATATGACTGCTAATGAAACACAATACTTGGCAATCTTACAGAACAATGCATACCACCCTTTCACTATACCAGCTGTTGGAGCACCACCGAATTACAGGGGAGCCCCTGCTCAGCCAATGCCTTTGTTCAACGGTTCCTTCTATTCTTCTCCGATGATTCATCCATCACAACTTCAGCAGTCGCAACCACCATCCAATCAGCCACAGCAATTGCTGCAAGCCCATCAACATGGAAGTGCTTCTAGTGGTTCCTCTTCATCCCAGAAGCATTTGCAGAGCCAGCAGCAGAGGCCACAAAGCAGCGGTGTCACCAGTGGTTCTGGAAGTGCAAACTTGCAGAACTTCCCGACGCAGAAAACTCAGCCGCCTCAGCAGTTACAGCAGTCGCATAATCAGTATGTGCAATCGGCACGACCAAGACACCTTGAGGGTGAACCAGGTGGTGAAGATAGCCCATCGACAACTGACAGTCGAGGGTCTCGAGCCTCCATCAATATCTATGGTCCGAACTTTGCAATGCCCATCCAAAATTTTGCCTTGGTGACTCCACCAGCTGCTTTGGCTAGCGCTGCTGCAGCTGCAGCTACTGCAAGTGGAAGCAGTAATCAAAGTGAGAAGAAGGCCCATCAACCACAGCAGCAGGGATTGAAGACTGGAGTAGATTCCTTGCCTCCACATAGCTTTGCAATGTCTTTTGGTCCCATCAATGGAACTACGGCTAGTTCAAGCATTGATATATCATCCATGGCTCAAAATGCTGTGTGGCAAAGTAGTGAAGGTGCACGAATGAACTTCCAGTTGCTGGCAGCCGCATCAGCTGCTGCTAAGGCTGCACAGAAGAACTTCCGGATATCTGAGGATGGTAAGTCTGGATGTGCTGATTCTTCTGCTGCAGATGATGAAAGAAAAAGCTTGGCTGGGAAGACTCCAGGTGGTGTAGGACAATCCATTGCATTTACGAGATCAGACGTGGCTGATGCACCTGTTACTTCCATTCAGGCCAACAGTGTTATTGAGAGCTCTGCTCGATCTCTAAATGTATCATCTGGTACTGCCCGCAGCTCTAGATCCGTGGCAACCAATGCTACAGGGGCTATCAATGTCCCAAATGCGCATATGCAAGCTCAACTGCATCAGCAGCAGATGCTGCAGCTTAAACAGCAGCaccagcagcagcaacagctGGCTGCAACTGCAGTTAATCGGAGTAAGGTGCCTGTGAGTAGTAATGGTAGTATATATTCGGAGCACTTGAATTCATCTCCTGCCATGGCTGCCAAGTTTCCAAATGCCCTCTCTGGGTTCCCACAAAATCTTATCCAGAGCAACAGTAGCAGCCCCACTCAATCGCCCCAGTGGAAGAGTTCTGCAAGAACACCCACCTCCCAGTCCTCGTCTCCTCTGGTTTCATCCACTACAACAACGCTCAAGAATCTTCCCCAGCAACATTCTCGACCTCAGTCCCAAATGCACACTCAAATCTCCTTTGGAGGAAATCAGAAACCATCCACGTCTCAAGGGCAAGCACCTCCAAGCAGCAACCAGGCTCCATCTTCCCCAATGATGGTTGGCTCTCCAACAACCTCATCCATCTCCAAAGGAGCCAGTGGGAGCCCAAGAACTACTACATCTGCTTCTACAAACAACAAAATGGGTCAAGCTTCTTCCTTGTCAGCACAGCAGTCCAAAAACTCACCATCCCTTCCTGGGCAGAAGTCTCCATCAATTCTTGGGAACCCTCATGTagcttcttcctcttccagcaGTGGAGCAAAAACTCAAATGCAACAACAGTCTCAGCAGCAGCTGCCAAAAACTATGCAGCAGGCACAACTATTCTTCTCAAATCCTTATACTCAATCACAGTCTCCTCATTCTACCAGTGCAAGTTCAACAACTTCTGGCCCAACTGGCTATTATATGCAGCGAAGACGGCCAGACCAACACCAACAAGCACCAGGTTCTCTTGTAACATCTTCAACTGGGGTATTATCATTGTGCCCTCCTGTCACGTTGTCTGGCACGAACACAAATGATCCAGCTAAGGCGATTGCTGCAGCCACTTGTAATGTGAAAGGTGGCGGATTGCCCTCTCAATTTGCTGCACAGCCCACTGGAACGCTGTTACCTGCTGGCTTCTCTTATGTCCATCCTATTCCAGCTACTGTTCAGGTGAAACCTGCTGAGCAGAAACAACCTGCAG GAAATGACAATTTGCATCCATGGCAGCCtgagaagaaatga